A genomic region of Methylobacterium durans contains the following coding sequences:
- the cckA gene encoding cell cycle histidine kinase CckA gives MAELMGSTAPVSGSIDRSERPGRVGLLLVLAGLLVGAAIGLSFVANEQAQSLIVWLLALLAMAGVFFLFALAIGAIQLSGQGARDDITKAIVDAAPEATVVVEEGGRLIYANEAYLRIAGGDNFSNLRSVERIFVGSPEVSEAVYRLAQGAREGRSHTEEIRMSPPPSGTAEREFAWFRISVRALSRPRRPAALWTVSDITHERERQENVFQELQHAIDYLDHAPAGFLSIDPAGSIVYMNATLASWLGYDLATVGPGGPHLSEIAPGADVLTSAAGLPGEVRTDRFDLDLRRRNGHSLPARLYHRVAFGKDGKPGSSRTFVINRSAGAEFDEPQRAAEVRLARFLNNSPIAIATLDRTGRIARANASFARLFGAMPRQAIEVGATETGPDPSMGETVTERDRAVLEGALAKAASGLGDVQPIEVALQGAGNRSARVWLTPAGGESATDQSLDEADRERVILYALDTTAQRQLEQQVAQTQKMDTVGQLAGGIAHDFNNVLQAIIGYSDLLLASHKPTDPAFQDIMQIKQNANRAAGLVRQLLAFSRRQTLRPEVMNVGESLSELTLLLKRLLGERVDLELKHGRDIWPVKADVNQFEQVIVNLVVNARDAMPNGGRLLVRTANVPSQSEAEARGGAPAGDHVLIEVLDTGEGIPPELMEKIFEPFFTTKDIGKGTGLGLSTVFGIVKQSGGTIDVQSTVGEGTAFRIYLPRHEPAEEPAPEPVAIPSPPAKLAPPAKSAETGAAETASTDTAEALPPPVPKEVRKPSADHTGQGIILLVEDEDPVRAVNSRALSARGYTVLEAASGAEALRIVEDGAQQIDLVVSDVVMPEMDGPTLLREIRKHQPGLKVIFVSGYAEDAFRKNLPEGEAFNFLAKPFSLKQLVETVKKTMSA, from the coding sequence ATGGCTGAGCTGATGGGATCTACGGCGCCCGTGTCGGGCTCGATCGACCGGTCCGAGCGACCGGGCCGGGTCGGCCTCCTCCTCGTCCTCGCGGGCCTCCTCGTCGGCGCCGCGATCGGCCTCTCCTTCGTGGCGAACGAGCAGGCTCAGTCCCTGATCGTCTGGCTGCTGGCGCTGCTGGCGATGGCCGGCGTGTTCTTCCTGTTCGCACTGGCCATCGGCGCGATCCAGCTGAGCGGGCAGGGCGCCCGCGACGACATCACCAAGGCGATCGTCGATGCCGCGCCGGAGGCGACGGTGGTCGTCGAGGAGGGCGGACGCCTCATCTACGCCAACGAGGCGTACCTGCGCATCGCTGGCGGTGACAACTTCTCGAACCTGCGCTCGGTGGAGCGCATTTTCGTCGGATCGCCGGAGGTCTCCGAGGCCGTCTACCGTCTCGCGCAAGGCGCCCGCGAGGGTCGCAGCCACACCGAGGAGATCCGGATGTCGCCGCCGCCGAGCGGCACCGCGGAGCGGGAATTCGCATGGTTCCGCATCTCGGTGCGGGCGCTGAGCCGTCCCCGCCGCCCGGCCGCGCTCTGGACGGTCAGCGACATCACGCACGAGCGCGAGCGCCAGGAGAACGTCTTTCAGGAGCTTCAGCACGCGATCGACTACCTCGACCACGCGCCTGCGGGCTTCCTTTCGATCGATCCGGCGGGCTCAATCGTCTACATGAACGCGACGCTGGCGTCCTGGCTCGGCTACGACCTCGCCACCGTCGGGCCCGGCGGCCCGCATCTGTCCGAGATCGCGCCCGGCGCCGACGTGCTGACGAGCGCGGCAGGACTGCCCGGCGAGGTTCGAACCGACCGTTTCGATCTCGACCTGCGCCGCCGCAACGGCCACTCGCTGCCGGCGCGGCTCTATCATCGCGTCGCCTTCGGCAAGGACGGAAAGCCAGGCTCCTCGCGCACTTTCGTGATCAATCGCTCGGCCGGTGCCGAATTCGACGAGCCTCAACGGGCAGCGGAAGTGCGGCTTGCCCGCTTCCTCAACAATTCGCCGATCGCCATCGCGACGCTCGATCGCACAGGGCGGATCGCCCGGGCGAACGCCTCCTTCGCCCGGCTCTTCGGCGCCATGCCGCGCCAAGCCATCGAGGTCGGGGCGACCGAGACCGGTCCCGATCCCAGCATGGGCGAGACCGTGACCGAGCGCGACCGCGCCGTCCTTGAGGGTGCGCTCGCCAAGGCGGCGAGCGGCCTCGGCGACGTCCAGCCGATCGAGGTAGCCCTGCAGGGTGCGGGCAACCGCTCGGCGCGCGTGTGGCTGACCCCGGCGGGTGGCGAGAGCGCTACCGACCAGAGCCTCGACGAGGCCGACCGCGAGCGCGTGATCCTCTACGCGCTCGACACGACGGCCCAGCGCCAGCTCGAGCAGCAGGTCGCGCAGACCCAGAAGATGGACACGGTCGGTCAGCTCGCGGGCGGCATCGCGCACGACTTCAACAACGTCCTCCAGGCGATCATCGGCTACTCGGACCTCCTGCTCGCGAGCCACAAGCCGACCGATCCCGCCTTCCAGGACATCATGCAGATCAAGCAGAACGCGAACCGGGCGGCGGGTCTCGTGCGCCAGCTCCTCGCGTTCTCGCGCCGCCAGACCCTGCGGCCGGAGGTGATGAATGTCGGCGAATCGCTCTCCGAGCTGACGTTGCTCCTGAAGCGGCTGCTCGGCGAGCGCGTCGACCTCGAGCTGAAGCACGGGCGGGACATCTGGCCGGTCAAGGCCGACGTGAACCAGTTCGAACAGGTGATCGTGAACCTCGTGGTCAATGCCCGGGATGCGATGCCGAATGGCGGGCGCCTGCTCGTGCGCACCGCGAACGTGCCGAGTCAGTCCGAGGCGGAGGCGCGCGGCGGCGCGCCGGCCGGCGATCACGTCCTGATCGAGGTGCTCGACACAGGCGAAGGCATTCCGCCCGAGCTGATGGAGAAGATCTTCGAGCCGTTCTTCACGACCAAGGACATCGGCAAGGGCACCGGCCTCGGCCTCTCGACGGTGTTCGGCATCGTCAAGCAGAGCGGTGGTACGATCGACGTGCAGTCGACGGTGGGAGAAGGCACCGCCTTCCGCATCTACCTGCCGCGGCACGAGCCGGCCGAAGAGCCGGCCCCGGAGCCCGTCGCCATCCCGAGCCCGCCCGCGAAGCTCGCCCCGCCGGCGAAGTCGGCGGAGACCGGCGCGGCCGAGACGGCGTCGACCGACACCGCCGAAGCGTTGCCGCCCCCCGTCCCCAAGGAGGTGCGAAAGCCGTCGGCCGACCATACCGGGCAGGGCATCATCCTCCTCGTCGAGGACGAGGATCCGGTCCGTGCCGTGAACAGCCGGGCATTATCGGCCCGCGGCTACACGGTTCTGGAAGCCGCCTCCGGTGCCGAGGCGCTGCGAATCGTCGAGGACGGAGCCCAACAGATCGACCTCGTCGTATCCGATGTGGTCATGCCCGAAATGGACGGTCCGACTCTGCTGCGAGAGATCCGCAAGCACCAGCCGGGCCTGAAGGTCATCTTCGTCTCCGGCTACGCCGAGGACGCGTTCCGCAAGAACCTGCCGGAGGGCGAGGCCTTCAATTTCCTCGCCAAGCCTTTCAGCCTGAAGCAGCTCGTCGAGACCGTGAAGAAAACCATGTCGGCCTGA
- the recA gene encoding recombinase RecA: MAQAALKVVEAPSMDKDKAKAIDAALSQIERAFGKGSIMRLGKTDKVQEVETVSTGSLGLDIALGVGGLPRGRVIEIYGPESSGKTTLALHTIAEAQKKGGVCAFVDAEHALDPVYARKLGVNLDDLLISQPDTGEQALEITDTLVRSGAIDVLVVDSVAALTPRAEIEGEMGESQPGLQARLMSQALRKLTGSISRSNCMVIFINQIRMKIGVMYGSPETTTGGNALKFYASVRLDIRRISTLKDRDEAIGNQVRVKVVKNKVAPPFKQVEFDIMFGEGVSKVGELIDLGVKAGIVEKSGAWFSYASQRLGQGRENAKGFLRDNPDIAGKIEASIRQNSGLVAERILENATPTADDLDEGEA, from the coding sequence ATGGCCCAGGCCGCACTGAAAGTGGTGGAAGCTCCCAGCATGGATAAGGACAAGGCCAAGGCGATCGACGCCGCTCTGTCCCAGATCGAGCGCGCCTTCGGCAAGGGCTCGATCATGCGCCTCGGCAAGACCGACAAGGTGCAGGAGGTCGAGACCGTCTCGACCGGCTCGCTCGGCCTCGACATCGCTCTCGGCGTCGGCGGCCTGCCGCGCGGGCGCGTCATCGAGATCTACGGCCCCGAATCGTCGGGTAAGACGACGCTCGCGCTTCACACCATCGCCGAGGCCCAGAAGAAGGGCGGCGTCTGCGCCTTCGTCGACGCGGAGCATGCCCTCGATCCGGTCTACGCGCGCAAGCTCGGCGTCAATCTGGACGATCTCCTGATCTCGCAGCCCGACACCGGCGAGCAGGCGCTCGAGATCACCGACACCCTCGTCCGCTCGGGTGCGATCGACGTGCTCGTGGTTGATTCGGTGGCCGCCTTGACGCCCCGGGCCGAGATCGAGGGCGAGATGGGCGAGTCGCAGCCCGGCCTGCAGGCCCGCCTGATGAGCCAAGCCCTGCGCAAGCTGACGGGCTCGATCTCGCGCTCGAACTGCATGGTCATCTTCATCAACCAGATCCGGATGAAGATCGGCGTGATGTACGGGAGCCCCGAGACGACGACAGGCGGCAACGCCCTGAAGTTCTACGCCTCGGTGCGCCTCGACATCCGCCGTATCTCGACGCTCAAAGACCGCGATGAGGCGATCGGCAATCAGGTCCGCGTCAAGGTCGTCAAGAACAAGGTCGCGCCGCCCTTCAAGCAGGTCGAGTTCGACATCATGTTCGGCGAGGGCGTCTCGAAGGTCGGCGAGCTGATCGACCTCGGCGTGAAGGCCGGCATCGTCGAGAAATCCGGGGCTTGGTTCTCGTACGCGAGCCAGCGCCTGGGCCAGGGCCGCGAAAATGCCAAGGGCTTCCTGCGCGACAATCCGGATATCGCAGGCAAGATCGAAGCGTCGATCCGCCAGAATTCCGGCCTCGTCGCTGAGCGGATCCTCGAGAACGCGACGCCGACCGCCGACGACCTCGACGAGGGCGAGGCCTGA
- the alaS gene encoding alanine--tRNA ligase, whose amino-acid sequence MSGVNEIRSTFLDTFAKAGHAVLPSSSLVPKNDPTLMFTNAGMVQFKNVFTGVEKRPYTKATTAQKCVRAGGKHNDLDNVGYTARHLTFFEMLGNFSFGDYFKAEAIELAWNLITKEFGLTPENLLVTVYADDDEAAGLWRKIAGFTDAKIIRIGTSDNFWQMGDTGPCGPCSEIFIDRGSDFAGGPPGSPDEDGDRFLEFWNLVFMQYDQVTPGERQALPRPSIDTGMGLERMASILQGVPTIYETDLFRALIDAVAHAVSRAPTPETAASYKVVSDHLRSTSFLIADGVLPSNEGRGYVLRRIMRRAMRHLELLGAREPVMYRLVPTLVREMGPTYTELMRAEPLISETLRLEETRFRRTLERGLAILDAESRDLTAGQNLSGETAFTLYDTYGFPLDLTQDALKNRGIGVDTAAFNTAMERQRQAARAAWSGSGEAATETVWFAIRERVGATEFLGYETETAEGILTSLLREGAEVEALKAGESGLALLNQTPFYAESGGQVGDTGLIVAAGLKARITGTEKKLGDLFVHHVTVDEGSLALGQAVELQVDHARRNAIRANHSATHLLHEALRQVLGDHVAQKGSLVSPERLRFDFSHPKPMDDAELRAVEDIANAVLLQNAPVVTKLMAVDEAIESGARALFGEKYGDEVRVVSMGRPVDAAGTETEGGRLSNFSIELCGGTHAAQTGDIGQITVVGESAVGAGVRRIEAMTGNAARRHRAEESRTLGALAGILKAPVADVAERLSALMEDRRRLERELAETRKKLAMGGGAQGGDAARDVNGVKLMARVVEGVEMRDLKSLADEGKSRLGSGIVAIVGVAADGKAGLVVGVTEDLTERYDAVGLVRAGAGHLGGKGGGGRRDMAQAGGPNGAGAEAALAAIADALSAAA is encoded by the coding sequence ATGAGCGGCGTCAACGAGATCCGGTCGACCTTCCTCGACACTTTCGCGAAGGCGGGCCACGCCGTGCTGCCCTCGTCATCGCTCGTGCCGAAGAACGACCCGACGCTGATGTTCACGAACGCCGGGATGGTGCAGTTCAAGAACGTCTTCACCGGGGTCGAGAAGCGGCCCTACACGAAGGCGACCACGGCACAGAAATGCGTGCGCGCTGGCGGCAAACATAACGATCTCGACAACGTCGGCTACACTGCCCGCCACCTGACCTTCTTCGAGATGTTGGGTAATTTCTCCTTCGGCGATTACTTCAAGGCCGAGGCGATCGAGCTGGCCTGGAATCTGATCACCAAGGAATTCGGCCTCACGCCCGAGAACCTGCTCGTCACGGTCTACGCGGACGACGACGAGGCGGCGGGCCTCTGGCGGAAGATCGCGGGCTTCACCGACGCCAAGATCATCAGGATCGGCACCTCCGACAATTTCTGGCAGATGGGCGATACCGGCCCCTGCGGGCCCTGCTCGGAGATCTTCATCGACCGCGGGTCGGACTTCGCAGGCGGCCCGCCCGGCTCCCCCGACGAGGACGGCGACCGCTTCCTGGAGTTCTGGAACCTCGTCTTCATGCAGTACGATCAGGTGACCCCCGGCGAGCGCCAGGCGCTCCCGCGGCCCTCGATCGACACCGGCATGGGCCTGGAGCGGATGGCCTCGATTCTCCAGGGCGTGCCGACGATCTACGAGACGGATCTTTTCCGGGCCCTGATTGACGCGGTGGCGCATGCTGTTAGCCGGGCGCCGACGCCCGAGACTGCGGCCTCCTACAAGGTCGTGTCCGATCACCTACGCTCGACGTCCTTCCTGATCGCGGATGGGGTTCTGCCCTCGAACGAGGGCCGCGGTTACGTGCTGCGCCGGATCATGCGCCGCGCCATGCGCCATCTGGAGCTGCTCGGAGCCCGCGAGCCGGTGATGTATCGGCTCGTCCCGACTCTGGTGCGCGAGATGGGTCCGACCTACACCGAGCTGATGCGGGCCGAGCCGCTGATCTCCGAGACCTTGCGTCTCGAGGAAACCCGGTTCCGGCGCACGCTGGAGCGGGGGCTCGCCATCCTCGACGCGGAGAGCCGCGACCTGACGGCCGGCCAGAATCTCTCGGGCGAGACCGCCTTCACGCTCTACGACACCTACGGCTTCCCCCTCGACCTGACGCAGGACGCCCTCAAGAACCGCGGCATCGGCGTCGATACGGCGGCCTTCAACACGGCGATGGAGCGGCAGCGCCAGGCTGCCCGCGCCGCTTGGTCGGGCTCTGGAGAGGCCGCGACCGAGACGGTTTGGTTCGCGATCCGAGAGCGGGTCGGCGCGACCGAGTTCCTCGGTTACGAGACCGAGACGGCCGAGGGTATCCTGACCTCGCTTCTGCGCGAGGGCGCCGAGGTCGAGGCGCTGAAGGCCGGTGAGAGCGGCCTCGCGCTCCTCAATCAGACGCCGTTCTACGCCGAATCGGGCGGTCAGGTGGGCGACACCGGCCTCATCGTCGCCGCCGGCCTAAAGGCACGCATCACGGGCACCGAGAAGAAGCTCGGCGATCTCTTCGTCCATCATGTGACCGTGGACGAGGGCAGCCTCGCGCTGGGGCAGGCCGTGGAGCTGCAGGTGGATCACGCGCGGCGCAACGCGATCCGCGCCAACCATTCGGCGACCCACCTGCTGCACGAGGCGCTGCGGCAGGTTCTCGGCGACCATGTCGCGCAGAAAGGCTCGCTCGTGTCGCCCGAGCGCCTGCGCTTCGACTTCAGCCATCCGAAGCCGATGGACGACGCCGAGCTCCGCGCCGTCGAGGATATCGCCAACGCCGTTCTCCTTCAGAACGCTCCGGTCGTGACCAAGCTGATGGCGGTCGACGAGGCGATCGAGTCCGGAGCCCGCGCGCTGTTCGGCGAGAAATACGGCGACGAGGTCCGGGTGGTCTCGATGGGTCGGCCCGTGGACGCCGCCGGTACCGAGACCGAGGGCGGGCGCCTTTCGAATTTCTCGATCGAGCTCTGCGGCGGCACGCACGCCGCCCAAACCGGCGACATCGGCCAGATCACGGTGGTGGGGGAAAGCGCCGTCGGCGCGGGCGTGCGCCGCATCGAGGCGATGACGGGCAACGCCGCCCGCCGTCACCGGGCGGAGGAGAGCCGGACCCTGGGCGCGCTCGCCGGCATCCTGAAGGCACCTGTCGCCGACGTGGCCGAGCGCCTCTCGGCCCTGATGGAGGATCGCCGCCGCCTGGAGCGGGAACTCGCTGAGACACGGAAGAAGCTCGCGATGGGCGGGGGCGCTCAGGGGGGCGATGCGGCTCGCGACGTGAACGGCGTCAAGCTGATGGCCCGCGTCGTCGAGGGCGTTGAAATGCGCGACCTCAAGAGCCTGGCCGACGAGGGCAAGAGCCGTCTCGGATCGGGCATCGTCGCGATCGTGGGCGTCGCTGCGGACGGCAAGGCCGGCCTGGTGGTCGGCGTCACCGAGGATCTGACGGAGCGGTACGACGCAGTCGGTCTGGTGCGGGCCGGTGCCGGCCATCTCGGCGGCAAGGGCGGCGGCGGGCGCCGCGACATGGCCCAGGCCGGTGGCCCGAACGGAGCGGGCGCCGAAGCGGCCCTGGCTGCCATCGCGGACGCTCTCTCCGCCGCAGCCTGA
- a CDS encoding DUF2147 domain-containing protein, whose amino-acid sequence MTKTRVRHLLPALLLALTAVASSAQAQKGGDASGVWLTETGDSKVRLSRCGSGLCGTIVSTSGKGIDENNPNPSLRTRSVVGMQIVNATTPTADGYEGTLYNPKDGKTYAGSLKVTGPSTIEVAGCVMSVFCKRQTWKRVN is encoded by the coding sequence ATGACAAAGACGCGCGTGCGCCACCTGCTCCCCGCCCTGCTTCTCGCTCTCACCGCCGTCGCGTCGTCCGCGCAGGCGCAGAAGGGGGGCGACGCGAGCGGTGTCTGGCTGACCGAGACGGGAGATTCGAAGGTGCGCCTGAGCCGTTGCGGCAGCGGCCTGTGCGGCACGATCGTCAGTACCTCCGGCAAGGGCATCGACGAGAACAACCCGAACCCATCGCTGCGCACCCGCAGCGTGGTCGGCATGCAGATCGTCAACGCCACGACACCGACCGCAGACGGCTACGAGGGGACGCTCTACAACCCGAAGGACGGGAAGACCTACGCGGGCAGCCTCAAGGTGACCGGCCCGAGCACGATCGAGGTCGCGGGCTGCGTGATGAGCGTCTTCTGCAAGCGCCAGACCTGGAAGCGCGTGAACTGA